From a region of the Streptacidiphilus albus JL83 genome:
- a CDS encoding YybH family protein — MSSQEPVNSRIDDPARLPFAYADALNAGDADAVLALFHQDATMRTFNGEVLADQEALLAEAVRTIAAQAHLTNKPRSTLIGGGTALSIVDWDLEATLPDGTRISPTGTTMAVARRSADGSWRFAVLNCQGAVGSPGWQTTESPAGGR; from the coding sequence ATGAGCAGCCAGGAACCCGTCAACTCCCGGATCGACGACCCGGCCCGCCTCCCGTTCGCCTACGCGGACGCGCTCAACGCCGGGGACGCCGATGCCGTCCTCGCGCTGTTCCACCAGGACGCGACGATGCGCACCTTCAACGGCGAAGTCCTCGCCGACCAGGAGGCGCTGCTTGCCGAGGCCGTCCGGACGATCGCGGCGCAGGCGCATCTGACCAACAAGCCCAGGTCCACCCTGATCGGCGGCGGCACGGCCCTGAGCATCGTCGATTGGGACCTTGAGGCGACGTTGCCGGACGGCACCCGGATCTCGCCGACCGGAACGACGATGGCCGTCGCCCGCCGGTCGGCCGACGGGTCGTGGCGGTTCGCCGTGCTCAACTGCCAAGGGGCAGTTGGATCTCCCGGGTGGCAGACGACAGAGTCACCCGCTGGTGGACGGTAG
- a CDS encoding helix-turn-helix transcriptional regulator produces the protein MPDSSLHARIDRGHAARLSPRQVHMLAGAARGQTNEQIAATLGVKRATVSSTLLRAGRTLGTGSRAGMVHRAYQRGVMAGLVPENRPPVRLSPAQHTVLRALAEGSSARDIARTLTVSENTVKTHLRKLFAALGAASRSHAVALAWQHGLLP, from the coding sequence GTGCCTGATTCCAGCCTCCACGCCCGCATCGACCGGGGCCACGCAGCCCGCCTGTCGCCTCGCCAGGTCCACATGCTCGCCGGTGCCGCGCGCGGCCAGACCAACGAGCAGATCGCCGCGACCCTGGGGGTCAAGCGGGCGACGGTCTCCAGCACCCTGCTGCGCGCCGGTCGAACACTGGGCACCGGCAGCAGGGCCGGCATGGTGCACCGCGCCTACCAGCGCGGCGTCATGGCCGGGCTGGTGCCCGAGAACCGACCACCGGTTCGGCTCTCACCCGCGCAGCACACCGTGCTGCGCGCACTGGCCGAGGGGTCCTCGGCACGCGACATCGCCCGAACGCTCACCGTGAGCGAGAACACCGTCAAGACCCATCTGCGCAAACTGTTCGCGGCTCTGGGCGCGGCCAGCCGCTCCCACGCCGTCGCCCTGGCCTGGCAGCACGGCCTCCTGCCCTGA
- a CDS encoding helix-turn-helix transcriptional regulator — protein sequence MEATLDVDNQDRQRRALADFLRSRRERLSPQAAGVQTPLGRRRTSGLRREELAALAGVSLTWYTWLEQARRIKVSRQVLTSLAGVLQLDPVEAEYLFRLAGELPEAAEEEPGCDRPEVPAAYLGLLRLLDPLPAVIADHRFDALAWNGGFPVLFPHFEELPEDERNLLLLTFDERSRDLYPQWEEHALHTVALFRAQAADRLTQPSYVRLLEQLGRRSESFRDLWQRMDLEAPAPAQRSFDHPLLGRIDLDYVKLRLSDIDATLVIHLPLAGDGVLDQLRDLVNERSGAGVSSPAMTAMTAMTATIATSASAVTAAALAASVGALLR from the coding sequence ATGGAAGCGACCCTCGACGTGGACAATCAGGACCGCCAGCGCAGGGCCCTCGCCGACTTCCTCCGCAGCCGGCGCGAACGCCTCTCGCCGCAGGCGGCCGGCGTCCAGACACCCCTCGGCCGGCGCCGTACCAGCGGCCTGCGCCGCGAGGAGCTCGCCGCGCTCGCCGGGGTCAGCCTCACCTGGTACACCTGGCTCGAACAGGCCCGCCGCATCAAGGTGTCCCGCCAGGTGCTCACCAGTCTGGCCGGCGTCCTGCAGTTGGACCCGGTCGAAGCCGAGTACCTGTTCAGGCTGGCCGGTGAGCTGCCGGAGGCGGCCGAGGAGGAGCCGGGGTGCGACCGGCCGGAGGTCCCGGCCGCGTATCTGGGACTGCTGCGCCTGCTGGATCCGCTCCCCGCCGTGATCGCCGACCACCGCTTCGACGCGCTGGCCTGGAACGGGGGTTTCCCCGTGCTGTTCCCGCACTTCGAGGAACTGCCCGAGGACGAGCGGAACCTGCTGCTGCTGACCTTCGACGAGCGGTCGCGCGACCTGTACCCACAGTGGGAGGAGCACGCGCTGCACACGGTGGCCCTGTTCCGGGCCCAGGCCGCCGACCGGCTTACCCAGCCGTCCTATGTGCGGCTGCTGGAGCAACTGGGCCGGCGCAGCGAGTCCTTCCGCGACCTGTGGCAGCGGATGGACCTGGAGGCGCCCGCCCCCGCCCAGCGCTCCTTCGACCACCCGCTGCTCGGCCGGATCGACCTGGACTACGTCAAGCTCCGGCTCTCGGACATCGACGCCACGCTGGTGATCCATCTGCCGCTGGCCGGGGACGGGGTGCTGGACCAGCTCCGTGACCTGGTGAACGAGCGCAGCGGGGCAGGTGTGTCGTCGCCCGCCATGACCGCCATGACCGCCATGACCGCCACCATCGCCACCAGTGCTTCCGCCGTGACCGCCGCTGCCCTCGCCGCCAGTGTCGGGGCGCTGCTGCGGTGA
- a CDS encoding SDR family oxidoreductase gives MPSHALTQARVVVIGGSSGIGQEVARQAVEAGALVTIASRSRDRLDQAVKAIGGSVEAAVVDVTDEASVSALFDGIEALDHLVVCPGDMAVGPVAEVTAEDIRRCLDTKIVGQLLCVRHAVPKLSSTGSVVLMSGAAGFRAYPGLSVTAAANAGIGAMGQSLALELAPLRVNVVVAGVIDTPLWSSLPEDARTALFEQTARTTPVGRIGRPEDVASAVLQALENTFVNGSLIHVNGGGLL, from the coding sequence ATGCCTTCCCACGCCCTCACCCAGGCCCGTGTCGTCGTGATCGGCGGCAGTTCCGGCATCGGCCAGGAGGTGGCCCGCCAGGCCGTCGAGGCCGGCGCCCTGGTCACCATCGCCTCGCGGTCCCGGGACAGGCTCGACCAGGCGGTCAAGGCCATCGGCGGGAGCGTCGAGGCGGCGGTGGTCGACGTCACCGACGAAGCCAGCGTCAGCGCCCTGTTCGACGGCATCGAAGCCCTTGACCACCTCGTGGTCTGCCCCGGCGACATGGCCGTCGGCCCGGTCGCGGAGGTCACTGCGGAGGACATCCGCCGATGCCTCGACACCAAGATCGTCGGCCAGCTGCTCTGTGTCCGCCACGCCGTCCCCAAGCTCTCCTCCACCGGCTCGGTCGTGCTGATGTCCGGCGCCGCCGGGTTCCGGGCCTATCCCGGGCTGAGCGTCACCGCTGCGGCCAACGCCGGCATCGGGGCCATGGGCCAGTCGCTCGCGCTCGAACTCGCGCCGTTGCGCGTGAACGTGGTCGTCGCCGGAGTGATCGACACGCCCCTGTGGTCGAGCCTGCCCGAGGACGCCCGCACGGCCCTGTTCGAGCAGACCGCCCGGACCACTCCGGTCGGCCGGATCGGCCGACCCGAGGACGTCGCCTCCGCCGTCCTGCAGGCCCTGGAGAACACCTTCGTCAACGGCTCGCTTATCCATGTCAACGGCGGCGGACTGCTGTAG